In Miniphocaeibacter halophilus, the following proteins share a genomic window:
- a CDS encoding TetR/AcrR family transcriptional regulator, with protein sequence MKERDAERTKYKILRAAEKLFLENGYDETTIADIVSEIGMTKGAIYHHFKSKMDILLNLFEDRVGKKMEELKPGKNGLEDLRNMFRLSLQSHNIQAIIYSAQVSLKSPELVGKEFFHVLDSAEEVERIIRKGIEDGSIETNYPREIAEITLLYLNMRIGIFLTEFTKKDFMRKMNFSRDMLESMGVPIFTDEIIKDAENLYDFIKKK encoded by the coding sequence ATGAAGGAAAGAGATGCAGAAAGAACTAAATATAAAATATTAAGGGCGGCAGAAAAATTATTTCTGGAAAATGGATATGATGAAACTACTATTGCAGATATTGTTAGTGAAATTGGTATGACAAAAGGGGCAATATATCATCATTTTAAATCAAAGATGGATATTTTGTTAAATCTATTTGAAGATAGGGTGGGCAAAAAAATGGAGGAATTAAAGCCCGGTAAAAATGGTTTGGAAGATTTAAGGAATATGTTTAGACTATCCTTACAATCTCATAATATTCAAGCTATAATTTACTCTGCACAAGTTTCTTTAAAAAGTCCGGAGCTTGTAGGAAAAGAATTTTTTCATGTATTGGATTCTGCAGAAGAAGTTGAAAGAATAATCCGTAAAGGAATAGAAGATGGTTCAATAGAAACAAATTATCCAAGGGAAATAGCAGAAATTACACTTTTATATTTAAATATGCGTATTGGAATATTTCTTACAGAATTTACCAAGAAAGACTTTATGCGTAAAATGAATTTTTCAAGGGATATGTTGGAGAGTATGGGAGTTCCAATATTTACAGATGAAATAATTAAAGATGCAGAAAATCTTTACGATTTTATTAAAAAAAAATAG
- a CDS encoding ABC transporter ATP-binding protein, which translates to MNEILSCRNLVKSFKSNEVLKDINLTLRRGEIYVLVGKNGAGKSTLFKILTGLMKATMGEIELLGKNILDYKNEYFKELGLNINEPKFYEHLTARENLEIHCDYMNCRKDKIRFSLENVGLSYSNKTITKNYSLGMKQRLSLARALIHEPKLLIIDEPLNGLDPKGIKDLRYLFKEIRKKGVTILMSSHILAEVEKIADRVGILNNGNLILEDTIENLLRVNGEKFEDYIIEKMEKNYEVY; encoded by the coding sequence ATGAATGAAATTTTAAGTTGTAGAAATCTAGTTAAATCTTTTAAGAGTAATGAAGTTTTAAAAGATATAAACTTAACTTTAAGAAGAGGAGAAATATATGTCTTAGTAGGAAAAAACGGGGCAGGAAAGTCAACTCTTTTTAAAATACTAACGGGATTAATGAAGGCAACAATGGGGGAAATAGAACTTTTAGGTAAAAATATATTGGATTATAAAAATGAATATTTTAAGGAATTAGGATTAAATATTAATGAGCCTAAATTTTATGAACATTTAACAGCCAGGGAAAATTTAGAAATACATTGTGACTATATGAATTGCAGAAAGGATAAAATAAGATTTTCCTTGGAAAATGTCGGCTTATCTTATTCAAATAAGACAATAACTAAAAATTATTCGCTAGGAATGAAACAAAGACTTTCTCTAGCGAGAGCATTGATTCATGAACCTAAGTTATTAATCATAGATGAACCCTTAAATGGATTGGATCCTAAGGGAATTAAGGATTTAAGATATTTATTTAAGGAGATAAGAAAAAAAGGAGTAACTATTTTAATGTCCAGTCATATTTTGGCAGAAGTAGAAAAAATAGCAGATAGAGTAGGAATATTGAATAATGGGAATTTAATATTGGAAGACACAATAGAAAATTTATTAAGGGTAAATGGGGAAAAATTTGAAGATTATATTATAGAAAAAATGGAGAAAAATTATGAAGTATATTAA